A genomic window from Mobula hypostoma chromosome X1, sMobHyp1.1, whole genome shotgun sequence includes:
- the LOC134340076 gene encoding twist-related protein 2-like, producing MFKQSYTSQSEFMMSQSGLFSLLAAANLRSLVDHNMQEDSNSPFSPVDSSSNSEGEQDAQQKRNGRKRRSGQRSHRPSTGKKGMKISPLAQSLEDIHTQRVVANVRERQRTQSLNDAFATLRKIIPTLPSDKLSKIQILKLATRYIDFLYQVLQNDEMDSKVTSCSYLSHERLSYAFSVWRMEESWPLSAGP from the exons ATGTTTAAGCAGAGTTATACTTCACAGTCCGAATTCATGATGTCTCAAAGT GGTCTGTTTTCCCTGCTTGCTGCCGCCAATCTTCGAAGCTTGGTTGACCACAATATGCAGGAGGATTCCAATTCCCCGTTTTCTCCTGTGGACAGTTCAAGCAACAGCGAGGGGGAACAGGACGCGCAGCAGAAGAGAAATGGCAGAAAGAGGCGTTCAGGCCAAAGGTCTCATAGACCCAGTACCGGGAAGAAAGGCATGAAAATTTCTCCTCTTGCCCAAAGTTTGGAAGATATTCATACCCAGAGAGTTGTAGCCAACGTGAGGGAACGCCAGAGGACACAGTCCCTGAATGATGCATTTGCAACTCTTCGGAAAATCATTCCCACTCTGCCTTCAGATAAACTCAGTAAAATCCAAATCCTTAAACTGGCCACTAGGTACATCGACTTCCTTTACCAAGTGCTGCAGAACGACGAAATGGACAGCAAGGTGACGAGCTGTAGTTATCTGTCACACGAGAGACTCAGTTATGCTTTCTCTGTCTGGAGGATGGAGGAATCTTGGCCCTTGTCTGCTGGGCCTTAG